The Caretta caretta isolate rCarCar2 chromosome 5, rCarCar1.hap1, whole genome shotgun sequence genome contains a region encoding:
- the SHLD3 gene encoding shieldin complex subunit 3, translated as MEIVLHYRPFQNDLTKLQKLVEETLKEFPIRQLPRFVPWFPNDSHKLPLKPKRQPPIISGEKAEEVKQLVAASEPLIGQYYDCTVDLLEFQSNLKTGQSLIQTQTVHAQIHSSNLEVQPANEKPKLRRSWSISVPSPKLKEKILPLSRELQSNLERLKLHAFYRAKWTIEQSICNNQTLEDIWIKLNTMIKHNELPSCNATIQRCVDQIWVFCDILYSEYVGNLLRERLNLTGRMNLLVHKYGIIFSL; from the coding sequence ATGGAAATAGTTTTGCACTATCGACCATTTCAGAATGACCTCACAAAATTGCAGAAACTTGTGGAAGAAACACTGAAGGAGTTTCCTATTCGGCAACTACCAAGATTTGTTCCCTGGTTTCCAAATGATTCACACAAACTTCCCCTCAAGCCGAAAAGACAACCACCTATTATTTCTGGTGAGAAAGCAGAAGAAGTGAAACAACTTGTTGCCGCTTCAGAACCTCTTATTGGGCAATATTATGACTGCACAGTAGACCTTCTGGAGTTTCAGTCTAATTTGAAAACTGGTCAAAGTTTAATCCAGACACAAACAGTGCACGCACAAATTCATTCAAGCAATCTGGAAGTACAACCAgcaaatgaaaaaccaaaattgAGAAGGTCTTGGAGTATCTCTGTCCCTAGTCCTAAACTTAAAGAAAAAATTCTTCCTTTATCTAGAGAACTGCAGAGTAATTTAGAAAGACTGAAGCTACATGCATTTTATAGAGCAAAGTGGACAATTGAACAATCTATTTGTAATAATCAAACTCTAGAGGACATTTGGATTAAACTGAACACAATGATCAAACACAATGAATTGCCGTCTTGCAATGCTACAATCCAGAGATGTGTGGACCAGATATGGGTTTTCTGTGACATATTATACAGTGAATATGTTGGCAATCTTCTTAGAGAAAGATTAAATCTTACTGGGAGAATGAACTTGCTTGTACATAAATACGGAATTATATTtagtttgtaa